In the genome of Kwoniella shandongensis chromosome 6, complete sequence, one region contains:
- a CDS encoding arginine-tRNA ligase: protein MSATTLSSAPASAIPEKFVFPELPTVEGADPARSVIDAFKVATAQIVADAFGEKIEKVYPAVEMGKKNIDFSVAIVRFKRGKPADLEVWAKKVIDNFKPSVFLSAVSTPDNKFLYFTLNKESFTYHLLRQISLTAEASRNEPKNHTLPYGTTLEGAGKHLVIDFSSPNIAKPFHAGHLRSTIIGTVISNLYAANGWDVTRLNYLGDWGTQYGLLSVGFDRFGSEEELVRDPIQHLFQVYVKINAARDEQKKKIDAGETISDEDSIHSQAKRVFKAMEDGEPNAIAQWSRFRDLSIEKLKVTYEKLNVHFDVYWGESQVSPESMERAVKIVQEKNLTCEDRGALLVDLTKFKMDKAIVRKADGTSIYLTRDLGGAYDKYQKYKFDKHIYLVQAAQSLHFNQLFKTLELMGEPYADKLEHISFGLVKGMSTRKGTVVFLEDIIEAATESMHEQMRSNEAKYAQVEDPLGTSEIIGTTAVKIQDMAGKRINDYDFDIKRCTSFEGDFGPFIQYSHVRLCSVQRKNPNIPVPVSVNDIDVSHLLEPKVHDILYHLALYPTAVKNAYTLHEPSQLVTWCFKLSHLVGGAWETVKVAGADEEVAKARLFLYITTREVLASAMRMLSLTPIERM from the exons ATGTCTGCGACAACACTCTCCTCAGCTCCCGCTTCTGCTATCCCGGAGAAGTTTGTTTTCCCCGAATTACCAACTGTCGAAGGTGCCGACCCTGCAAGGTCTGTGATTGATGCTTTCAAAGTTGCAACGGCCCAGATTGTGGCGGATGCATTTGGGGAGAAGATTGAAAAGGTCTATCCCGCtgttgagatgg GCAAGAAGAATATCGACTTCTCAGTCGCCATCGTTAGGTTCAAGCGAGGAAAGCCTGCAGACCTCGAAGTGTGGGCCAAGAAGGTCATTGACAAC TTCAAGCCCTCTGTTTTCCTTTCTGCCGTTTCCACACCGGACAACAAGTTCTTGTACTTCACACTCAA CAAAGAGTCATTCACTtaccaccttctccgacaAATCTCCCTCACCGCCGAGGCATCTCGCAACGAGCCCAAAAACCACACCCTTCCCTACGGAACCACCCTCGAGGGCGCCGGCAAGCACCTCGTCATTGACTTCTCATCACCCAACATCGCCAAACCTTTCCACGCTGGTCATTTGAGGTCCACCATCATCGGTACCGTCATTTCCAACCTTTACGCTGCGAACGGTTGGGATGTGACTAGGTTGAACTACCTCGGTGATTGGGGAACACAATACG GTCTGTTGTCTGTTGGTTTCGATCGATTCGGttcggaggaggagctcgTGCGAGATCCTATCCAACATCTTTTCCAAGTCTACGTCAAAATCAACGCCGCCAGGGatgagcagaagaagaagatcgatgCCGGGGAAACAATCTCGGATGAGGACAGCATTCACTCTCAAGCAAAGAGGGTGTTCAAGGcgatggaagatg GCGAGCCCAATGCTATCGCTCAATGGTCGCGATTCCGAGATTTGTCCatcgagaagctcaaggtCACTTACGAGAAGCTCAATGTCCACTTCGATGTCTACTGGGGAGAGTCTCAGGTGTCACCCGAGTCGATGGAGCGGGCTGTCAAGATCGTCCAGGAGAAGAACCTGACATGCGAGGACAGGGGAGCGTTGTTGGTTGACTTGACAAAGttcaagatggacaaggcTATCGTGCGAAAAGCGG ACGGTACATCAATCTACCTCACCCGAGATCTCGGTGGCGCTTACGACAAATACCAAAAATACAAGTTTGACAAACACATCTACCTCGTTCAAGCTGCTCAATCACTTCATTTCAACCAACTGTTCAAGACTCTCGAACTCATGGGCGAGCCATACGCGGACAAGCTCGAACACATCAGTTTCGGTCTCGTCAAGGGAATGTCAACTCGAAAGGGTACCGTCGTGTTCCTGGAGGATATTATCGAGGCGGCGACAGAATCGATGCACGAGCAGATGAGGAGTAACGAGGCGAAGTACGCGCAGGTTGAGGACCCATTGGGTACCAGTGAGATCATCGGAACAACCGCTGTCAAGATCCAGGATATGGCGGGtaagag GATCAACGACTACGACTTTGACATCAAGCGATGTACTTCCTTCGAGGGTGATTTCGGACCTTTCATCCAATACTCTCACGTCCGACTGTGTTCCGTCCAACGAAAGAACCCCAACATCCCCGTCCCGGTGTCCGTCAACGACATCGacgtctctcatctcctcgaacCTAAAGTCCACGATATCCTTTACCATCTCGCGTTGTATCCTACGGCTGTCAAGAACGCCTACACGTTACATGAGCCGAGTCAATTGGTGACGTGGTGCTTCAAGTTGAGTCACTTGGTCGGTGGAGCGTGGGAGACTGTTAAAGTTGCAGGtgcggatgaggaggtggcgaAGGCTAGGTTGTTCTTGTATATCACAACGAGGGAGGTTTTGGCCAGCGCTATGAGGATGTTGTCTTTGACTCCTATAGAGAGGATGTAG
- a CDS encoding T-complex protein 1 subunit delta, whose protein sequence is MASAPSVGPGPGISDSSFNDKGKPTEVRLSNMNAAKAVADAVRTSLGPKGMDKMIQTSTGEVVITNDGATILQHMAVLHPAARMLVELSKAQDIEAGDGTTSVVVLAGSLLSAAEKLLSQGIHPTTVAQSFQRAATKAVEYLEEMSMPVDLADRENLLKAARTSLNSKIVSQYSSTLAPIAVSAVTRLVTSASSNVDLRDIRIVKKVGGTIDDTELVEGLALNQIAMTNAGGPTRMEKAKIGLIQFQLSSPKPDMDNQIVVNDYRQMDKILKEERQYLLNLCKRIKKTGCNVLLLQKSILRDAVTDLSLHFLAKLKIMVIKDIERDEIDFIAKSTGARPVADIDAFTEDKLGYAELVEETSQAGAKVVKVTGVKNPGKTVSVVCTGANDLVLEESERSLHDALCVVRCLVKKRALIAGGGAPEIHVSRLLTEHAQTLKGKEAYCFQAFAEALEIIPTTLAENAGLNPIAIVTELRNKHALGERNAGINVKKGIISNILEENVVQPLLVTTSALELAAETVALILRIDDIQLFPHLSIERTTRFSTTSPSDLPHNDVTMSDRDNWWYPQQQSRQNSHRSQNNQTNLPSFDQLQLPETPRGGFTQIGPGYPVQTYAPSLTESFTSATPLNPAAINPAMLSRANRLPSAFGSQSSAFYGHPTQPSTAGPTGQVGPPGVISPTRHSIAAPDSLYPGQIGVAGGRASPSSFNYGSGYDTACPPQREFTTPVQSVYSTGSAYNDAALAEAAGSYGGAGPSSQPPTNSQMATQGSQDVGQDMMFPDAYPASADYEFGGPAQPNPDAARRGKAKSRMPRSHQRIEPANYQESSDEDSAQPTSRSRVQGSRPTSMKQPSGTSKHRRAADKRKEGRQNETVSSTRAQNTSRRPARGTQNAGRGVRKPDAGSFLPGVGSQFGGTFDSVADASTESTIQVSRYTPTETEEAYIKVLAEVARTDGTYGAGSGYKMEGLNNESLARGFEKLAIGILDKRGGHDRSDRSSPDWISPQNADLDRIHRRSLILFSHTDQETGETTRVLNSTMSKALEYARVVSDRSKKGEKSEYLQPPEDPRLAEGEPFIHITDKEKETLSQVINHIALSGMPEPRVTQYSQGIQDLYDYGRAKSRKFAIRYFADDADTHPYTIRTKLPGRDMLKARKVKEDDRDKETYSDLTEEIKQSYEGILDKLDAVRTGPTRSSGSTSATQPIPF, encoded by the exons ATGGCTTCAGCTCCTTCCGTCGGTCCTGGACCTGGCATCTCAGACAGCTCTTTCAATGACAAG GGCAAGCCCACAGAGGTCAGACTGTCCAACATGAACGCCGCAAAGG CCGTTGCCGATGCCGTTCGAACCAGTTTAGGTCCCAAGGGTATGGACAAGATG ATCCAAACCTCAACCGGCGAGGTCGTCATCACCAACGACGGTGCTACCATTCTTCAACATATGGCCGTACTTCACCCTGCTGCTCGAATG CTTGTCGAGCTGTCAAAAGCACAAGATATCGAAGCAGGTGACGGTACAACCAGTGTCGTTGTTCTTGCCGGAAGTCTGCTCTCCGCTGCTGAGAAGCTTCTCTCACAGG GTATCCACCCCACTACTGTCGCTCAATCGTTCCAACGTGCTGCCACAAAGGCGGTCGAATACCTTGAGGAGATGAGCATGCCAGTAGACCTTGCGGACAGAGAAAACTTGTTGAAAGCTGCTCGAACAAGTTTGAACTCCAAG ATCGTCTCCCAATACTCTTCGACTCTTGCTCCTATCGCCGTTTCTGCTGTCACTCGATTAGTGACGTCCGCTTCATCAAACGTTGACTTGAGAGATATCAGAATAGTCAAGAAGGTTGGGGGAACGATTGACGACACTGAGCTCGTGGAGGGTTTGGCACTCAACCAGATCGCTATGACAAACGCTGGTGGACCCACAAGAatggagaaggcgaagattGGTTTGATTCAATTCCAGTTGAGCAGTCCTAAACCTGAC ATGGACAACCAAATCGTTGTTAACGACTACCGACAAATGGACAAAATCCTCAAAGAGGAACGACAatacctcctcaacctctgtAAACGAATCAAGAAGACCGGATGTaacgttcttctcctccaaaaGTCTATCCTCCGAGATGCTGTTACCGATCtgtccctccacttccttgCCAAGCTCAAGATTATGGTCATCAAGGACATTGAGCGAGACGAGATCGATTTCATCGCAAAGTCTACCGGTGCCAGACCCGTTGCTGACATCGATGCCTTCACGGAAGACAAGTTGGGTTACGCGGAGTTGGTTGAAGAAACAAGTCAAGCAGGAGcgaaggtggtcaaggttACTGGTGTGAAGAACCCTGGGAAGACTGTCAGTGTCGTCTGTACCGGTGCGAACGATTTGGTCttggaggagagcgagagaagtTTGCACGATGCGTTGTGTGTGGTCCGATGTTTAGTGAAGAAGCG AGCGTTGATtgccggtggtggtgctcCTGAGATCCACGTCTCTAGACTTTTGACCGAACACGCTCAAACGCTCAAGGGCAAAGAAGCGTACTGTTTCCAAGCCTTTGCGGAAGCTCTCGAGATCATCCCTACCACTCTTGCCGAGAACGCGGGTCTCAACCCAATTGCCATTGTGACGGAGTTGCGAAACAAGCATGCTCTTGGAGAAAGAAACGCGGGTATCaacgtgaagaag GGAATCATTTCGAACATCCTCGAGGAGAACGTTGTGCAACCCTTATTGGTCACGACTAGTGCGCTTGAGTTGGCAGCGGAGACAGTGGCATTGATTTTGAGAATCGATGAtattcaa CTCTTTCCGCACCTTTCCATTGAGCGTACAACCCGATTTTCGACTACGTCCCCCTCAGATCTCCCTCACAACGACGTCACAATGTCAGATCGCGACAATTGGTGGTatccacaacaacaaagcaGGCAAAACAGCCACAGAAGCCAGAATAACCAAACCAACTTGCCGTCATTCGACCAGCTTCAATTACCAGAAACCCCCCGTGGAGGTTTTACGCAGATCGGACCAGGCTACCCAGTCCAGACCTATGCTCCCAGTCTAACGGAATCATTTACGTCTGCCACCCCTTTAAATCCGGCTGCCATCAACCCCGCGATGCTGTCAAGAGCCAACAGATTGCCTTCTGCCTTTGGCTCTCAATCCAGCGCTTTCTACGGACACCCGACCCAACCATCCACAGCCGGGCCAACTGGTCAAGTCGGTCCTCCCGGTGTCATCTCACCTACGCGACACTCAATTGCGGCTCCTGACAGCCTGTATCCCGGCCAGATCGGTGTTGCTGGCGGAAGAGCTAGTCCGTCGTCGTTCAATTACGGGTCCGGGTACGATACCGCTTGTCCCCCTCAACGCGAATTCACGACTCCGGTCCAGAGTGTCTATTCGACCGGCAGCGCGTACAACGATGCAGCGCTAGCAGAGGCTGCTGGGTCATACGGCGGAGCTGGTCCCAGTTCTCAGCCGCCGACCAACTCTCAAATGGCGACGCAAGGATCCCAGGATGTTGGTCAGGACATGATGTTCCCCGATGCGTACCCCGCTTCCGCAGACTACGAATTCGGTGGGCCAGCCCAGCCAAATCCGGATGctgcgagaagagggaaagcCAAAAGCAGGATGCCAAGGTCACACCAACGCATTGAGCCCGCGAATTACCAGGAAAGTTCCGATGAAGACTCCGCTCAGCCGACTTCACGATCTCGGGTCCAGGGTTCTCGTCCAACCAGCATGAAGCAGCCGTCCGGCACGTCCAAACACCGTCGCGCCGCAGACAAGCGCAAAGAAGGGAGGCAAAACGAAACTGTCTCCAGTACCCGAGCACAAAACACCTCGCGGAGGCCAGCTAGAGGAACTCAGAACGCTGGTCGAGGAGTGAGAAAGCCCGATGCAGGCTCCTTCCTGCCTGGCGTAGGGTCTCAATTCGGTGGTACCTTTGATTCCGTTGCCGACGCATCGACCGAATCGACCATTCAAGTCTCGCGTTATACGCCTACCGAAACCGAGGAAGCATACATCAAGGTACTTGCGGAAGTTGCGCGTACTGACGGGACGTATGGAGCTGGGTCTGGTTACAAAATGGAAGGCTTAAACAATGAATCGTTGGCGAGAGGATTCGAAAAGCTCGCTATAGGCATCTTGGACAAGAGGGGCGGCCACGACCGCTCAGACCGTTCGTCGCCAGATTGGATCAGCCCCCAGAATGCGGATTTGGACAGAATTCATAGACGGAGTCTCATCCTTTTTTCACACACTGACCAGGAAACCGGAGAAACCACCCGGGTCCTCAATAGCACTATGTCCAAAGCACTTGAGTACGCCAGGGTGGTTTCAGACAGATCGAAAAAGGGTGAGAAAAGCGAGTATCTTCAACCTCCCGAAGATCCCCGCCTCGCTGAAGGCGAGCCTTTCATACACATCACGgacaaggaaaaggaaacCCTCTCCCAGGTTATAAACCACATTGCTTTGTCGGGTATGCCGGAACCTAGGGTCACACAATATTCACAAGGTATCCAAGACCTCTACGATTACGGTCGTGCAAAGTCCAGGAAATTTGCTATCCGATACTTTGcggatgatgctgataccCATCCTTACACCATCAGGACGAAGCTGCCAGGCAGGGACATGTTGAAGGCCAggaaagtgaaggaggatgaccgGGACAAAGAGACCTACAGCGATCTCACGGAAGAGATAAAACAGTCTTACGAGGGAATCCTGGACAAACTGGATGCAGTCAGGACTGGGCCCACCCGTTCGTCTGGTTCCACATCTGCCACTCAGCCGATTCCCTTTTGA
- a CDS encoding arginase, with protein sequence MLTLPRASSALRQSLAATSSLRTSRSTVLPIQRAFAHSKAARDYHIYAQPDEAKGATRPSHKYKFLKEPATVAIVGCPFSGGQGRAGVEHGPNMLISAGLVDQLTSLGWEVHYESQQSFLDIPYNPSPASSPQATGEAKVKSNDGKEDLVQRLPDPDIGRMKKPRLVSAVNEKVAQEVGSIAKKGWLPLTLGGDHSLAMGTIAGTKSKYPDACVIWVDAHADVNTPLTTDSGNLHGCPVSFLLGLDGTDVEPFNKWLSPCLKPEEIVYIGLRDIDAGEKAILKQHGIKAYTMHHVDKYGIGKVVDMALDHVNPDRKKPIHLSFDVDALDPTVAPSTGTPVRGGLSFREGHYITEAVAETGNLVAVDIMEVNPTLLDPRSVEKTVAVGCSLARASLGETLL encoded by the exons ATGTTGACGCTTCCTCGAGCTTCCAGCGCCTTGCGACAATCCCTTGCTGCAACTTCATCTCTACGCACCTCTCGTTCTACGGTACTGCCGATCCAGCGGGCTTTCGCCCATTCTAAGGCAGCTAGAGACTACCATATTTATGCCCAACCCGACGAGGCAAAGGGAGCTACCAGGCCGAGTCACAAGTACAAGTTCTTGAAAGAGCCTGCTACTGTCGCG ATTGTCGGCTGCCCCTTTAG TGGAGGTCAAGGTCGTGCCGGAGTCGAACATGGACCCAACATGCTGATCTCCGCTGGCCTCGttgaccaactcacctctcttggCTGGGAAGTCCACTACGAATCCCAACAATCGTTCCTCGACATCCCGTACAACCCATCCCCAGCCTCTTCCCCTCAAGCTACAGGCGAAGCGAAAGTTAAGTCTAACGATGGAAAGGAGGATTTGGTGCAGAGATTGCCCGATCCGGATATtgggaggatgaagaaaccTCGTTTGGTGAGCGCTGTCAATGAGAAGGTGGCACAGGAGGTTGGCAGCattgcgaagaagggatggttGCCTCTCACCCTTGGTGGAGATCACagcttg GCCATGGGCACAATCGCTGGTACGAAGAGCAAGTACCCCGACGCTTGTGTGATCTGG GTCGACGCGCACGCCGATGTCAACACACCCTTGACCACTGACTCTGGAAACTTGCACGGATGTCCTGTCTCCTTCCTGCTCGGCCTTGATGGCACTGACGTCGAGCCGTTCAACAAATGGCTCAGCCCTTGCTTGAAGCCTGAGGAGAT CGTTTACATTGGTCTACGGGATATCGATGCTGGTGAAAAGGCCATCCTTAAACAGCACGGCATCAAAGCTTATACGATGCACCATGTCGACAAATACGGTATTGGAAAGGTTGTAGACATGGCATTGGATCACGTCAACCCCGACAGGAAGAAGCCGATCCATCTTAGCTTTGATGTCGATGCGCTTGATCCGACCGTTGCCCcga GTACCGGTACACCCGTCCGAGGAGGATTATCGTTcagagagg GCCACTACATTACCGAAGCTGTAGCTGAGACTGGCAATCTTGTCGCGGTCGACATTATG GAGGTCAACCCTACCTTGCTCGACCCTAGGTCGGTGGAGAAGACCGTTGCGGTGGGATGTTCTCTGGCGAGGGCGTCTTTAGGCGAGACGTTGTTGTAG